The following coding sequences are from one Rattus rattus isolate New Zealand chromosome 11, Rrattus_CSIRO_v1, whole genome shotgun sequence window:
- the LOC116912321 gene encoding vomeronasal type-2 receptor 116-like isoform X3 — translation MKELCTFTISFLLLKFSFIMWGLTEPSCFWRIKNNGDNNEDLRTDCGFVLFTQQEPIEENFYNEIVYFRIPARSYEFFLVMFFATDEINKNPYLLPNMSLIFSLIVGMCEDTLEYVDTNYSFKRKTLNIVNYNCYLRARCNIQLTGPSWKTSLKLVINSRKPKGFFGSFNPNLSDRDQFPYVNQIARKDTCLSHAMISLMLFFEWTWIGLAISDDDQGIQFLSVTREEMQKHAICSAFVNVFPENMQIYMARANIYDRQIMTSSAKVVIIYGERNSTLEVSFRRWEYLGAQKIWITTLQWDVITNKRVFSLDFFHGTVTFAYHNGRIPKFRNFMQTMNTSKYPVDISQTILEWNYFNCLIFKNSDSEMNHFTSKNTEEWLAQHKSDMVLSEEGYNLYNAVYAVAHTYHELIFQEVESQKMLRHKGKFINCQQVASLLKTRVFTNPVGELVNMNQRENKCAEYDIFKIWNFPQGLGLKVKIGSYFSCFPQSQQLQISEDLKWATGGTSVVPTSMCSETCTAGLRKIHHKEAAHCCFDCALCPENEVSNDTDMEQCVRCPDDMYANLEQTYCIQRHVSFLAYEEPLGLTLGCMALCFSALTVLVLVTFVKYKDIPVVKANNCIISYILLISLIFCFLCSLLFIGHPKKTTCILQQITFGIFFTMAISTVLAKTITVVMAFKLTTPGRRMRGILASGAPNLIIPICTLIQLVICGTWLVTSPPFIDRDIQSEHGKVIIICNKGSVTAFHFVLGYLSSLALGSFAVAFLARNLPDRFNEAKFLTFSMLVFCSVWITFLPVYHSTRGKFMVVVEVFSILASSAGLLGCVFLPKCYVILVRPNSNFLQKYKNKLLY, via the exons ATGAAGGAGCTGTGCACTTTTACTATTTCATTCTTgcttctgaagttttctttcatcATGTGGGGTTTGACTGAGCCCAGTTGCTTTTGGAGAATAAAGAACAATGGAGATAACAATGAAGATTTGAGAACTGACTGTGGTTTTGTACTTTTCACACAACAGGAGcctatagaagaaaatttttataatgaaattgtATATTTTAG AATACCAGCAAGAAGCTATGAGTTTTTTTTGGTAATGTTTTTTGCTACTGATGAGATCAACAAGAATCCTTATCTTTTACCCAACATGTCTTTGATATTCTCCCTCATTGTTGGCATGTGTGAAGATACATTGGAATATGTGGATACAAACTACTCAttcaaaagaaaaactttgaatATTGTTAATTATAACTGTTATTTACGTGCCAGATGTAATATACAACTTACAGGACCATCATGGAAAACATCCTTAAAACTGGTGATTAATTCTAGAAAACCAAAG GGTTTTTTTGGATCATTTAATCCTAACCTGAGTGACCGTGACCAGTTTCCCTATGTAAATCAGATAGCAAGAAAGGACACTTGTTTGTCTCATGCCATGATCTCTTTGATGCTTTTTTTTGAATGGACTTGGATTGGACTAGCCATCTCAGATGATGACCAGGGAATTCAGTTTCTCTCAGTCACaagagaagaaatgcaaaaacATGCAATCTGTTCAGCTTTTGTGAATGTGTTCCCAGAAAACATGCAGATATACATGGCAAGGGCTAACATATATGATAGACAAATTATGACATCATCAGCAAAGGTTGTTATCATTTATGGTGAAAGGAACTCTACTCTAGAAGTCAGCTTTAGAAGATGGGAATATTTAGGTGCCCAGAAAATCTGGATCACAACCTTGCAATGGGATGTTATCACAAATAAAAGAGTTTTCAGCCTTGATTTCTTCCATGGAACTGTCACTTTTGCATACCACAATGGCAGGATTCCTAAATTTAGGAATTTTATGCAAACAATGAACACTTCCAAATACCCAGTAGACATTTCTCAGACTATACTGGAgtggaattattttaattgtttaatctTTAAGAACAGTGATAGTGAAATGAATCATTTTACATCCAAGAACACAGAGGAATGGTTAGCACAGCACAAATCTGACATGGTTCTGAGTGAAGAAGGTTACAATTTGTATAATGCTGTATATGCTGTGGCCCACACCTACCATGAACTCATTTTTCAAGAAGTAGAATCTCAGAAAATGCTAAGACACAAAGGAAAATTCATTAACTGTCAGCAG GTGGCTTCCTTGCTGAAAACCAGGGTATTTACTAACCCTGTTGGAGAACTGGTGAACATGAATCAAAGGGAAAATAAGTGTGCAgagtatgacattttcaaaatttGGAATTTTCCACAAGGCCTTggattaaaagtgaaaataggaagctatttttcttgtttcccgCAGAGCCAACAACTTCAAATATCTGAAGACTTGAAGTGGGCCACAGGAGGAACATCCGT A GTCCCCACGTCCATGTGTAGTGAGACATGCACTGCTGGACTCAGGAAAATTCATCATAAAGAGGCTGCACACTGCTGCTTTGATTGTGCCCTGTGCCCAGAAAACGAGGTTTCTAATGACACAG ATATGGAGCAATGTGTGAGGTGTCCAGATGATATGTATGCCAACTTAGAGCAAACCTACTGTATTCAAAGACATGTGTCATTTCTGGCTTATGAAGAACCACTGGGTTTGACCCTAGGATGCATGGCCCTGTGCTTCTCTGCCCTCACAGTTCTAGTATTAGTCACTTTTGTGAAGTACAAGGATATTCCTGTTGTGAAGGCCAATAACTGCATTATCAGCTACATCCTGCTCATCTCTCtcatcttctgttttctctgctctttGCTCTTCATTGGACATCCCAAAAAGACCACCTGCATCCTGCAACAGATCACATTTGGAATATTTTTCACAATGGCAATTTCTACAGTGTTGGCTAAAACAATAACTGTTGTCATGGCTTTCAAGCTCACTACACCAGGAAGAAGGATGAGAGGGATCCTGGCATCGGGGGCACCTAACTTGATCATTCCCATTTGTACACTAATCCAACTTGTTATCTGTGGGACCTGGTTGGTAACATCTCCTCCCTTTATTGACAGAGATATACAATCAGAACATGGGAAGGTCATCATTATTTGCAACAAAGGCTCAGTCACTGCTTTCCACTTTGTCCTAGGATACCTGAGCTCCTTGGCTCTGGGAAGCTTTGCTGTGGCATTCCTGGCTAGGAATCTTCCTGACAGATTCAATGAAGCCAAGTTCCTAACATTCAGCATGCTTgtgttctgcagtgtctggattACTTTCCTCCCTGTCTACCATAGCACAAGGGGGAAGTTCATGGTAGTTGTGGAAGTCTTCTCCATCTTGGCTTCTAGTGCAGGGTTGCTAGGGTGTGTGTTTCTCCCAAAGTGTTATGTTATTTTAGTTAGACCAAATTCAAATTTTCTTCagaagtacaaaaataaattgctttattaa
- the LOC116912321 gene encoding vomeronasal type-2 receptor 116-like isoform X1 has protein sequence MKELCTFTISFLLLKFSFIMWGLTEPSCFWRIKNNGDNNEDLRTDCGFVLFTQQEPIEENFYNEIVYFRIPARSYEFFLVMFFATDEINKNPYLLPNMSLIFSLIVGMCEDTLEYVDTNYSFKRKTLNIVNYNCYLRARCNIQLTGPSWKTSLKLVINSRKPKGFFGSFNPNLSDRDQFPYVNQIARKDTCLSHAMISLMLFFEWTWIGLAISDDDQGIQFLSVTREEMQKHAICSAFVNVFPENMQIYMARANIYDRQIMTSSAKVVIIYGERNSTLEVSFRRWEYLGAQKIWITTLQWDVITNKRVFSLDFFHGTVTFAYHNGRIPKFRNFMQTMNTSKYPVDISQTILEWNYFNCLIFKNSDSEMNHFTSKNTEEWLAQHKSDMVLSEEGYNLYNAVYAVAHTYHELIFQEVESQKMLRHKGKFINCQQVASLLKTRVFTNPVGELVNMNQRENKCAEYDIFKIWNFPQGLGLKVKIGSYFSCFPQSQQLQISEDLKWATGGTSPQVPTSMCSETCTAGLRKIHHKEAAHCCFDCALCPENEVSNDTDMEQCVRCPDDMYANLEQTYCIQRHVSFLAYEEPLGLTLGCMALCFSALTVLVLVTFVKYKDIPVVKANNCIISYILLISLIFCFLCSLLFIGHPKKTTCILQQITFGIFFTMAISTVLAKTITVVMAFKLTTPGRRMRGILASGAPNLIIPICTLIQLVICGTWLVTSPPFIDRDIQSEHGKVIIICNKGSVTAFHFVLGYLSSLALGSFAVAFLARNLPDRFNEAKFLTFSMLVFCSVWITFLPVYHSTRGKFMVVVEVFSILASSAGLLGCVFLPKCYVILVRPNSNFLQKYKNKLLY, from the exons ATGAAGGAGCTGTGCACTTTTACTATTTCATTCTTgcttctgaagttttctttcatcATGTGGGGTTTGACTGAGCCCAGTTGCTTTTGGAGAATAAAGAACAATGGAGATAACAATGAAGATTTGAGAACTGACTGTGGTTTTGTACTTTTCACACAACAGGAGcctatagaagaaaatttttataatgaaattgtATATTTTAG AATACCAGCAAGAAGCTATGAGTTTTTTTTGGTAATGTTTTTTGCTACTGATGAGATCAACAAGAATCCTTATCTTTTACCCAACATGTCTTTGATATTCTCCCTCATTGTTGGCATGTGTGAAGATACATTGGAATATGTGGATACAAACTACTCAttcaaaagaaaaactttgaatATTGTTAATTATAACTGTTATTTACGTGCCAGATGTAATATACAACTTACAGGACCATCATGGAAAACATCCTTAAAACTGGTGATTAATTCTAGAAAACCAAAG GGTTTTTTTGGATCATTTAATCCTAACCTGAGTGACCGTGACCAGTTTCCCTATGTAAATCAGATAGCAAGAAAGGACACTTGTTTGTCTCATGCCATGATCTCTTTGATGCTTTTTTTTGAATGGACTTGGATTGGACTAGCCATCTCAGATGATGACCAGGGAATTCAGTTTCTCTCAGTCACaagagaagaaatgcaaaaacATGCAATCTGTTCAGCTTTTGTGAATGTGTTCCCAGAAAACATGCAGATATACATGGCAAGGGCTAACATATATGATAGACAAATTATGACATCATCAGCAAAGGTTGTTATCATTTATGGTGAAAGGAACTCTACTCTAGAAGTCAGCTTTAGAAGATGGGAATATTTAGGTGCCCAGAAAATCTGGATCACAACCTTGCAATGGGATGTTATCACAAATAAAAGAGTTTTCAGCCTTGATTTCTTCCATGGAACTGTCACTTTTGCATACCACAATGGCAGGATTCCTAAATTTAGGAATTTTATGCAAACAATGAACACTTCCAAATACCCAGTAGACATTTCTCAGACTATACTGGAgtggaattattttaattgtttaatctTTAAGAACAGTGATAGTGAAATGAATCATTTTACATCCAAGAACACAGAGGAATGGTTAGCACAGCACAAATCTGACATGGTTCTGAGTGAAGAAGGTTACAATTTGTATAATGCTGTATATGCTGTGGCCCACACCTACCATGAACTCATTTTTCAAGAAGTAGAATCTCAGAAAATGCTAAGACACAAAGGAAAATTCATTAACTGTCAGCAG GTGGCTTCCTTGCTGAAAACCAGGGTATTTACTAACCCTGTTGGAGAACTGGTGAACATGAATCAAAGGGAAAATAAGTGTGCAgagtatgacattttcaaaatttGGAATTTTCCACAAGGCCTTggattaaaagtgaaaataggaagctatttttcttgtttcccgCAGAGCCAACAACTTCAAATATCTGAAGACTTGAAGTGGGCCACAGGAGGAACATC gccTCAGGTCCCCACGTCCATGTGTAGTGAGACATGCACTGCTGGACTCAGGAAAATTCATCATAAAGAGGCTGCACACTGCTGCTTTGATTGTGCCCTGTGCCCAGAAAACGAGGTTTCTAATGACACAG ATATGGAGCAATGTGTGAGGTGTCCAGATGATATGTATGCCAACTTAGAGCAAACCTACTGTATTCAAAGACATGTGTCATTTCTGGCTTATGAAGAACCACTGGGTTTGACCCTAGGATGCATGGCCCTGTGCTTCTCTGCCCTCACAGTTCTAGTATTAGTCACTTTTGTGAAGTACAAGGATATTCCTGTTGTGAAGGCCAATAACTGCATTATCAGCTACATCCTGCTCATCTCTCtcatcttctgttttctctgctctttGCTCTTCATTGGACATCCCAAAAAGACCACCTGCATCCTGCAACAGATCACATTTGGAATATTTTTCACAATGGCAATTTCTACAGTGTTGGCTAAAACAATAACTGTTGTCATGGCTTTCAAGCTCACTACACCAGGAAGAAGGATGAGAGGGATCCTGGCATCGGGGGCACCTAACTTGATCATTCCCATTTGTACACTAATCCAACTTGTTATCTGTGGGACCTGGTTGGTAACATCTCCTCCCTTTATTGACAGAGATATACAATCAGAACATGGGAAGGTCATCATTATTTGCAACAAAGGCTCAGTCACTGCTTTCCACTTTGTCCTAGGATACCTGAGCTCCTTGGCTCTGGGAAGCTTTGCTGTGGCATTCCTGGCTAGGAATCTTCCTGACAGATTCAATGAAGCCAAGTTCCTAACATTCAGCATGCTTgtgttctgcagtgtctggattACTTTCCTCCCTGTCTACCATAGCACAAGGGGGAAGTTCATGGTAGTTGTGGAAGTCTTCTCCATCTTGGCTTCTAGTGCAGGGTTGCTAGGGTGTGTGTTTCTCCCAAAGTGTTATGTTATTTTAGTTAGACCAAATTCAAATTTTCTTCagaagtacaaaaataaattgctttattaa
- the LOC116912321 gene encoding vomeronasal type-2 receptor 116-like isoform X4, whose amino-acid sequence MKELCTFTISFLLLKFSFIMWGLTEPSCFWRIKNNGDNNEDLRTDCGFVLFTQQEPIEENFYNEIVYFRIPARSYEFFLVMFFATDEINKNPYLLPNMSLIFSLIVGMCEDTLEYVDTNYSFKRKTLNIVNYNCYLRARCNIQLTGPSWKTSLKLVINSRKPKGFFGSFNPNLSDRDQFPYVNQIARKDTCLSHAMISLMLFFEWTWIGLAISDDDQGIQFLSVTREEMQKHAICSAFVNVFPENMQIYMARANIYDRQIMTSSAKVVIIYGERNSTLEVSFRRWEYLGAQKIWITTLQWDVITNKRVFSLDFFHGTVTFAYHNGRIPKFRNFMQTMNTSKYPVDISQTILEWNYFNCLIFKNSDSEMNHFTSKNTEEWLAQHKSDMVLSEEGYNLYNAVYAVAHTYHELIFQEVESQKMLRHKGKFINCQQVASLLKTRVFTNPVGELVNMNQRENKCAEYDIFKIWNFPQGLGLKVKIGSYFSCFPQSQQLQISEDLKWATGGTSVPTSMCSETCTAGLRKIHHKEAAHCCFDCALCPENEVSNDTDMEQCVRCPDDMYANLEQTYCIQRHVSFLAYEEPLGLTLGCMALCFSALTVLVLVTFVKYKDIPVVKANNCIISYILLISLIFCFLCSLLFIGHPKKTTCILQQITFGIFFTMAISTVLAKTITVVMAFKLTTPGRRMRGILASGAPNLIIPICTLIQLVICGTWLVTSPPFIDRDIQSEHGKVIIICNKGSVTAFHFVLGYLSSLALGSFAVAFLARNLPDRFNEAKFLTFSMLVFCSVWITFLPVYHSTRGKFMVVVEVFSILASSAGLLGCVFLPKCYVILVRPNSNFLQKYKNKLLY is encoded by the exons ATGAAGGAGCTGTGCACTTTTACTATTTCATTCTTgcttctgaagttttctttcatcATGTGGGGTTTGACTGAGCCCAGTTGCTTTTGGAGAATAAAGAACAATGGAGATAACAATGAAGATTTGAGAACTGACTGTGGTTTTGTACTTTTCACACAACAGGAGcctatagaagaaaatttttataatgaaattgtATATTTTAG AATACCAGCAAGAAGCTATGAGTTTTTTTTGGTAATGTTTTTTGCTACTGATGAGATCAACAAGAATCCTTATCTTTTACCCAACATGTCTTTGATATTCTCCCTCATTGTTGGCATGTGTGAAGATACATTGGAATATGTGGATACAAACTACTCAttcaaaagaaaaactttgaatATTGTTAATTATAACTGTTATTTACGTGCCAGATGTAATATACAACTTACAGGACCATCATGGAAAACATCCTTAAAACTGGTGATTAATTCTAGAAAACCAAAG GGTTTTTTTGGATCATTTAATCCTAACCTGAGTGACCGTGACCAGTTTCCCTATGTAAATCAGATAGCAAGAAAGGACACTTGTTTGTCTCATGCCATGATCTCTTTGATGCTTTTTTTTGAATGGACTTGGATTGGACTAGCCATCTCAGATGATGACCAGGGAATTCAGTTTCTCTCAGTCACaagagaagaaatgcaaaaacATGCAATCTGTTCAGCTTTTGTGAATGTGTTCCCAGAAAACATGCAGATATACATGGCAAGGGCTAACATATATGATAGACAAATTATGACATCATCAGCAAAGGTTGTTATCATTTATGGTGAAAGGAACTCTACTCTAGAAGTCAGCTTTAGAAGATGGGAATATTTAGGTGCCCAGAAAATCTGGATCACAACCTTGCAATGGGATGTTATCACAAATAAAAGAGTTTTCAGCCTTGATTTCTTCCATGGAACTGTCACTTTTGCATACCACAATGGCAGGATTCCTAAATTTAGGAATTTTATGCAAACAATGAACACTTCCAAATACCCAGTAGACATTTCTCAGACTATACTGGAgtggaattattttaattgtttaatctTTAAGAACAGTGATAGTGAAATGAATCATTTTACATCCAAGAACACAGAGGAATGGTTAGCACAGCACAAATCTGACATGGTTCTGAGTGAAGAAGGTTACAATTTGTATAATGCTGTATATGCTGTGGCCCACACCTACCATGAACTCATTTTTCAAGAAGTAGAATCTCAGAAAATGCTAAGACACAAAGGAAAATTCATTAACTGTCAGCAG GTGGCTTCCTTGCTGAAAACCAGGGTATTTACTAACCCTGTTGGAGAACTGGTGAACATGAATCAAAGGGAAAATAAGTGTGCAgagtatgacattttcaaaatttGGAATTTTCCACAAGGCCTTggattaaaagtgaaaataggaagctatttttcttgtttcccgCAGAGCCAACAACTTCAAATATCTGAAGACTTGAAGTGGGCCACAGGAGGAACATCC GTCCCCACGTCCATGTGTAGTGAGACATGCACTGCTGGACTCAGGAAAATTCATCATAAAGAGGCTGCACACTGCTGCTTTGATTGTGCCCTGTGCCCAGAAAACGAGGTTTCTAATGACACAG ATATGGAGCAATGTGTGAGGTGTCCAGATGATATGTATGCCAACTTAGAGCAAACCTACTGTATTCAAAGACATGTGTCATTTCTGGCTTATGAAGAACCACTGGGTTTGACCCTAGGATGCATGGCCCTGTGCTTCTCTGCCCTCACAGTTCTAGTATTAGTCACTTTTGTGAAGTACAAGGATATTCCTGTTGTGAAGGCCAATAACTGCATTATCAGCTACATCCTGCTCATCTCTCtcatcttctgttttctctgctctttGCTCTTCATTGGACATCCCAAAAAGACCACCTGCATCCTGCAACAGATCACATTTGGAATATTTTTCACAATGGCAATTTCTACAGTGTTGGCTAAAACAATAACTGTTGTCATGGCTTTCAAGCTCACTACACCAGGAAGAAGGATGAGAGGGATCCTGGCATCGGGGGCACCTAACTTGATCATTCCCATTTGTACACTAATCCAACTTGTTATCTGTGGGACCTGGTTGGTAACATCTCCTCCCTTTATTGACAGAGATATACAATCAGAACATGGGAAGGTCATCATTATTTGCAACAAAGGCTCAGTCACTGCTTTCCACTTTGTCCTAGGATACCTGAGCTCCTTGGCTCTGGGAAGCTTTGCTGTGGCATTCCTGGCTAGGAATCTTCCTGACAGATTCAATGAAGCCAAGTTCCTAACATTCAGCATGCTTgtgttctgcagtgtctggattACTTTCCTCCCTGTCTACCATAGCACAAGGGGGAAGTTCATGGTAGTTGTGGAAGTCTTCTCCATCTTGGCTTCTAGTGCAGGGTTGCTAGGGTGTGTGTTTCTCCCAAAGTGTTATGTTATTTTAGTTAGACCAAATTCAAATTTTCTTCagaagtacaaaaataaattgctttattaa
- the LOC116912321 gene encoding vomeronasal type-2 receptor 116-like isoform X2: MKELCTFTISFLLLKFSFIMWGLTEPSCFWRIKNNGDNNEDLRTDCGFVLFTQQEPIEENFYNEIVYFRIPARSYEFFLVMFFATDEINKNPYLLPNMSLIFSLIVGMCEDTLEYVDTNYSFKRKTLNIVNYNCYLRARCNIQLTGPSWKTSLKLVINSRKPKGFFGSFNPNLSDRDQFPYVNQIARKDTCLSHAMISLMLFFEWTWIGLAISDDDQGIQFLSVTREEMQKHAICSAFVNVFPENMQIYMARANIYDRQIMTSSAKVVIIYGERNSTLEVSFRRWEYLGAQKIWITTLQWDVITNKRVFSLDFFHGTVTFAYHNGRIPKFRNFMQTMNTSKYPVDISQTILEWNYFNCLIFKNSDSEMNHFTSKNTEEWLAQHKSDMVLSEEGYNLYNAVYAVAHTYHELIFQEVESQKMLRHKGKFINCQQVASLLKTRVFTNPVGELVNMNQRENKCAEYDIFKIWNFPQGLGLKVKIGSYFSCFPQSQQLQISEDLKWATGGTSVPTSMCSETCTAGLRKIHHKEAAHCCFDCALCPENEVSNDTADMEQCVRCPDDMYANLEQTYCIQRHVSFLAYEEPLGLTLGCMALCFSALTVLVLVTFVKYKDIPVVKANNCIISYILLISLIFCFLCSLLFIGHPKKTTCILQQITFGIFFTMAISTVLAKTITVVMAFKLTTPGRRMRGILASGAPNLIIPICTLIQLVICGTWLVTSPPFIDRDIQSEHGKVIIICNKGSVTAFHFVLGYLSSLALGSFAVAFLARNLPDRFNEAKFLTFSMLVFCSVWITFLPVYHSTRGKFMVVVEVFSILASSAGLLGCVFLPKCYVILVRPNSNFLQKYKNKLLY; the protein is encoded by the exons ATGAAGGAGCTGTGCACTTTTACTATTTCATTCTTgcttctgaagttttctttcatcATGTGGGGTTTGACTGAGCCCAGTTGCTTTTGGAGAATAAAGAACAATGGAGATAACAATGAAGATTTGAGAACTGACTGTGGTTTTGTACTTTTCACACAACAGGAGcctatagaagaaaatttttataatgaaattgtATATTTTAG AATACCAGCAAGAAGCTATGAGTTTTTTTTGGTAATGTTTTTTGCTACTGATGAGATCAACAAGAATCCTTATCTTTTACCCAACATGTCTTTGATATTCTCCCTCATTGTTGGCATGTGTGAAGATACATTGGAATATGTGGATACAAACTACTCAttcaaaagaaaaactttgaatATTGTTAATTATAACTGTTATTTACGTGCCAGATGTAATATACAACTTACAGGACCATCATGGAAAACATCCTTAAAACTGGTGATTAATTCTAGAAAACCAAAG GGTTTTTTTGGATCATTTAATCCTAACCTGAGTGACCGTGACCAGTTTCCCTATGTAAATCAGATAGCAAGAAAGGACACTTGTTTGTCTCATGCCATGATCTCTTTGATGCTTTTTTTTGAATGGACTTGGATTGGACTAGCCATCTCAGATGATGACCAGGGAATTCAGTTTCTCTCAGTCACaagagaagaaatgcaaaaacATGCAATCTGTTCAGCTTTTGTGAATGTGTTCCCAGAAAACATGCAGATATACATGGCAAGGGCTAACATATATGATAGACAAATTATGACATCATCAGCAAAGGTTGTTATCATTTATGGTGAAAGGAACTCTACTCTAGAAGTCAGCTTTAGAAGATGGGAATATTTAGGTGCCCAGAAAATCTGGATCACAACCTTGCAATGGGATGTTATCACAAATAAAAGAGTTTTCAGCCTTGATTTCTTCCATGGAACTGTCACTTTTGCATACCACAATGGCAGGATTCCTAAATTTAGGAATTTTATGCAAACAATGAACACTTCCAAATACCCAGTAGACATTTCTCAGACTATACTGGAgtggaattattttaattgtttaatctTTAAGAACAGTGATAGTGAAATGAATCATTTTACATCCAAGAACACAGAGGAATGGTTAGCACAGCACAAATCTGACATGGTTCTGAGTGAAGAAGGTTACAATTTGTATAATGCTGTATATGCTGTGGCCCACACCTACCATGAACTCATTTTTCAAGAAGTAGAATCTCAGAAAATGCTAAGACACAAAGGAAAATTCATTAACTGTCAGCAG GTGGCTTCCTTGCTGAAAACCAGGGTATTTACTAACCCTGTTGGAGAACTGGTGAACATGAATCAAAGGGAAAATAAGTGTGCAgagtatgacattttcaaaatttGGAATTTTCCACAAGGCCTTggattaaaagtgaaaataggaagctatttttcttgtttcccgCAGAGCCAACAACTTCAAATATCTGAAGACTTGAAGTGGGCCACAGGAGGAACATCC GTCCCCACGTCCATGTGTAGTGAGACATGCACTGCTGGACTCAGGAAAATTCATCATAAAGAGGCTGCACACTGCTGCTTTGATTGTGCCCTGTGCCCAGAAAACGAGGTTTCTAATGACACAG CAGATATGGAGCAATGTGTGAGGTGTCCAGATGATATGTATGCCAACTTAGAGCAAACCTACTGTATTCAAAGACATGTGTCATTTCTGGCTTATGAAGAACCACTGGGTTTGACCCTAGGATGCATGGCCCTGTGCTTCTCTGCCCTCACAGTTCTAGTATTAGTCACTTTTGTGAAGTACAAGGATATTCCTGTTGTGAAGGCCAATAACTGCATTATCAGCTACATCCTGCTCATCTCTCtcatcttctgttttctctgctctttGCTCTTCATTGGACATCCCAAAAAGACCACCTGCATCCTGCAACAGATCACATTTGGAATATTTTTCACAATGGCAATTTCTACAGTGTTGGCTAAAACAATAACTGTTGTCATGGCTTTCAAGCTCACTACACCAGGAAGAAGGATGAGAGGGATCCTGGCATCGGGGGCACCTAACTTGATCATTCCCATTTGTACACTAATCCAACTTGTTATCTGTGGGACCTGGTTGGTAACATCTCCTCCCTTTATTGACAGAGATATACAATCAGAACATGGGAAGGTCATCATTATTTGCAACAAAGGCTCAGTCACTGCTTTCCACTTTGTCCTAGGATACCTGAGCTCCTTGGCTCTGGGAAGCTTTGCTGTGGCATTCCTGGCTAGGAATCTTCCTGACAGATTCAATGAAGCCAAGTTCCTAACATTCAGCATGCTTgtgttctgcagtgtctggattACTTTCCTCCCTGTCTACCATAGCACAAGGGGGAAGTTCATGGTAGTTGTGGAAGTCTTCTCCATCTTGGCTTCTAGTGCAGGGTTGCTAGGGTGTGTGTTTCTCCCAAAGTGTTATGTTATTTTAGTTAGACCAAATTCAAATTTTCTTCagaagtacaaaaataaattgctttattaa